CATGCTTAACCATGGTAGATCTTGCAGAGTGATTCATAGTTTTCCCTTTCCAATTTTTGAGCCTAGTACCAAAGGATTGCATGACAGGATAAAATCTCTAGTTTTGTCTCTACTTATTAATAAGGTAACTCCTAGATATTTATCGGAATCCTTCATTTCAGACATTTGAATTTGAGTAGCAAGAAACTGTCTAGTACTGGGACTGATATTGTAACTAAAGTAAACACTTGATTTGTCTAAGTTCAAGACGAAACCAGAAACTTTACCAAACTAATCTAGAACATACATAATACCATTCACATTATGCATATCAGCtttagtaaaaattattatgtcaTCATCAAACATTAAGTGAGTGATACTTGGAGCTTTTCTGGCTGCCTTAACACCTGAAATCACATGGTTAGTTTCAGCATATAAGATAAGTCTAGAAATATATTACATACACAGAATAAAAAGATAAGGTGAAAGTGGGTCACCTTGCCTAATACCTCTTGAGGGCGTGAAACACTTAGTAGGAGAACCATTCAAAAGTATAACAATTTGAGTAGTTGAAACACACTGTTCTATATAACCACAAAATTTctcattaaaaccaaatttcctaAGAATGCCTAATAAAAAAGGCCATTCAATTCTatcaaaagcctttgataggTCTAGTTTTAGAGCCATAGTGCCACTACTTCCTTCTTTGTGTTTCATAGTATGTATCATTTCATGAGCAACAATGATGTTGTCATGTATGGCTCTCCCTGGGACAAAGGAATCTTGATAGGGGGAATAAGGTGTTTCAAGTATGGTTTTATTCTATCAGCaattatttttgagatgattttgtataCTGTGTTAAACAAACCTATAGGCCTGAAATCTACTGGGCTTTTGGCTTTATCAGTCTTAGGAATCAAAGAAATATAAGTTTTATTGAAAGTAGAAGGCATAAAACCATGTCCAAAAAaactttgaataacaatgataaCATCATGACCAACTATATCCCAATTGGCTTGGTAAAAGCCAACCTGAAAACCGTCAGGTCCTGGAGAACTCCAGGCTGACATATGTTTAACAGTATTATGAATTTGATCCCCACTAGGAATCCTAGTGAACTCAAGATTGTTCTGGTTAGAGATGATTGTAGGCAAAATATCAAAAATAGTATCAGATAAGCAAGGTGTAGAGGTTTTACTAACATACTCAAAATGATTAATGAGCAAATTCGCAATGCCATCTCTATTATCATACCAAACACCATTAGCATCACACAAGGAATCAATATTTTTCCTCACATTCTCCTATTGGCCAAAGTATGAAAATATATAATATTATTGTCCATTTCATTAATAAAATTATCACCAACTTTTTGTCTATAAATTTCAGTTTTAATATCAAACCATTCATCCAAATTCTTAGTGAGACTAATTATCTTATCATGCTGATCAGCAGTAATAGGAGCTTTCTGAGCCATTTCCAGTTGGGTTTGAATATTACTGATATTCCTATTTATGTCACCAAACTCAATTTTATTCCACTGAGATATTCTTAGCCTAGTGTTTTGTTTTTTAGAGACAAGTTTAAAAGCAGGAGATCCATGAGTATCATTATTCCAAGCAACTTGTAACtggtttttaaaagaaaaatgtttCATCCACATGGCAAAGAATTTAAAAGGTCTCCAAGTTTTAGGATTGTCATTAACAGTAGGAGAAAGAAGAATAGGACAGTGATCAGAACCAGCTTGAACTAAATGGAACAACTTATCCAGAGGAAAATTCATGCACCAGTAACTGTTTCCTATAGCCATGTCAATTCTAGATTTTCTTATGACGGTGCCATATTTATTACTAGACCAAGTAAAATCCCTACCAGTATAGACTATATCCATGAGACCACATATATTCATTTGGTCTTGAACATATTTGTCATCATTAGTGTAACCTGTGCTATTATGCAAATCATGAATATGGAAATTAAGATCACCTATAACTATCCAAGGTTGCATTATATTTTCACTAATATTTAACAAATAATCCCATTGCTCCTTTTTTTTATCAGAATAAGGGGAGCCATACATGAATGTAACTAGTACTTCTGGCTTATTAGGTTCTATTCTAGTAACTATATGAATCATATTATTAGAGACATATTCTATCAATACAGACATGATTACAATAGTTCAAGGAGTTAGCAAGAGCTTTCATTCTATCACAATCAACTTTGGCTTCAGATAGGAATAAGAAATATAGGGATTGTTTCTTAACAAGAATAAAAAGTTGATCTTTAGTGAATTTTTTGGCCAGACCTTGGATATTCCAAGCTAGAAGATTCATTTTTGGAACTAGAATATTGCAACAACTACTTTTATGCAAAAACCAAAAGGAAAGTTTGTGAAAGAGAATTACCAAATTAGCAAATGTCTCATTCATTCCATGGAAGGTCTCCCTTGCATTTTGATCTCCTTCCTCAGCCAAGTCATGGTCCATGCCATCTATATCTCCAGATGAAGTAGTATTTCCAGTACCTTGAGTACGATTTGAGATGCTAACATTACTGCTTTCATCACCTCTAGATCTTTTggttcttctttcctcttcatgtTCCTCTTTTTCAGCATTAATTTGTCTTATGCTTGCTTCACAAATTTGTTTCAGCATTAGATCCAAGTCATCTATTATGGAGACGTTgtagaaagaaaataaaacaagaaaacttATTAATGGGCCTTAGTGTATGATGATTATCCTAGAACTAGCCCAAGTTACATCTAGAGGAGACCATGGGCCGGTACGGGCAAGTTTTTACCCCATTAGCATCCAATCCAATTCCAACATCGAACGAATGTTGTATCGTgaaaatattggtttttgatttcaAACTTGGCATCCATATCCATTCCAACGTCCAATGAAAATGCGGATGATCAGACTGGGTACAGATTATCCAGTGATtatgttttagttaaaatttataatgaagaaATAAAACCATCGTAGATGACTTCTTATATAACTTACATATTCTATATATGTACATAAATATAAAAGCGCAATGGACAATACCTAGAGCAAACACTTTAAGAATTACTAAaccatatatatattttctaaaagctacataaatgcccttaatctgtaatccgttggatttcaaaattttcatcctCATCCATTCTGTTAATGAGAGGTCCGGGAATCCATCCGCAAAAATATGGTTGGTCCTGAATCTCCCGATTGATTCCGCAGATTACGGGCCAAATGCTAAACCCCTAATCACATCCATGGCTACTGCTTTTCTCCCTCAACATTAGCCATTCTCGTTTATGTTTTCTCTAAGCCAAGGTACGACCTTGAACATCAATTAAAGATTATGTTGAGTCACTGTCTGGGTAATAAACTTACAAAAAATATGTTGTATGGATCGAATTTTTACTTCCTTAGCTAGTTTAACCATTGTTGCAATATCCAATAGTTGTTTGCAACCGACGGATGACCGACTTGTTACCAAGGGTAGGGATATTTCCTCTATTCGGACACCGATTTTTTTTTAGATAATACGAAAATGAGATAAAAATGTTGATCTTTTAATAAAACCCTATAATTGGGGGATTCTTAAAGAAAAACATTATGAAGTAATTTGAATAaccccttatcaaaataattttggtagaactatttttttttgttttttatgatcGATCAAGAGAATAGATTAAAAAGCACACAAGTCATGTGCAATGGATTACAACCGAAAGAGGGTGAAATCCCAATGAAAAGTCAGCAAACCAAAGCTAAATCAACAAAATTTTTAAGTGCACAAAgtgaaccaactgaagaagatacATCTTTGGGTACCTAAACACCGAGACGCAAGTTGCAAGCCAAAATGAACATCGATACCTATTATCATCTAATAGACTCGTTAACATCCTCTATAACTAAACCATCATGATTTTTCGCCAGATCACTAAACATTTCTTTACGATTGTTCTTTAAAGTGGGGAAATCTAAACCCCATAATGAACCATACTCCAAAAGTTTATTCGCTGAGACCTTGTTAGGAACTTTAGATTTtgataaatttttcttttttgtacttAGAGTACCATTTGGGTACATACCTGTTGCTTTGGATTTTAAACTCAATTTCTTATTATATCTTAAAATTGGATAGGATGAAGACGGCATTGTAATGCTTATCTCTGAATCTTCCACCACTGACTGAGAAGTGGCTACCTCCTCTTCGTTTTCTTCGGTCAATccaagaaacctattttgagtttCAAAGCCAGAGGGAATTGAAGGATCGGTAGATGAGGTGCTTGCACCGTCCACAACCGGATGGACATTCATAACTATAACTTGAGTTTCCTCAAATTAAAAGGTTTCTTTGTTTTTCCTcgatcttttctttttcttccttaatAGTGTCATCTGCAGCAATaacatccttattttctttaaccACTTCTTTTAGCTTTTCTCTGCACTCAGAAACCAAATGTCCCACAATTTTGTAATGGGAATTTTTTTTAGGGAGTTTTGGAATCACAGCATCTTGCCAAAAACCGTTTTCAATATCATCACCACCTTCACCGACCCATACTCGATCTGGAATCTTCTTAGAAAAATCAACTTCTACTAGTACACTAGCAAAAAACCCAAACTCCATAGCAATAGTTGTGTTATCTACCTGAATAGGTTTACCGAAGGCCTTAGCCATTGTCAGCAGATTCTCCTCTGTCCAATACTCCAAGCTTAAGCCTGGAAATTTGAGCCACACCTTAGCTAATGAAGTACGCTGGCTTTCCGGGTTGAATCTTGGATCCCAATCTCTAACTTGCAAAAATTGATTAGCCACCTTC
This genomic interval from Papaver somniferum cultivar HN1 unplaced genomic scaffold, ASM357369v1 unplaced-scaffold_107, whole genome shotgun sequence contains the following:
- the LOC113328067 gene encoding uncharacterized protein LOC113328067, translating into MLKQICEASIRQINAEKEEHEEERRTKRSRGDESSNVSISNRTQGTGNTTSSGDIDGMDHDLAEEGDQNARETFHGMNETFANLKQSLYFLFLSEAKVDCDRMKALANSLNYCYTNDDKYVQDQMNICGLMDIVYTGRDFTWSSNKYGTVIRKSRIDMAIGNSYWCMNFPLDKLFHLVQAGSDHCPILLSPTVNDNPKTWRPFKFFAMWMKHFSFKNQLQVAWNNDTHGSPAFKLVSKKQNTRLRISQWNKIEFGDINRNISNIQTQLEMAQKAPITADQHDKIISLTKNLDEWFDIKTEIYRQKENVRKNIDSLCDANGVWYDNRDGIANLLINHFEYVSKTSTPCLSDTIFDILPTIISNQNNLEFTRIPSGDQIHNTVKHMSAWSSPGPDGFQVGFYQANWDIVGHDVIIVIQSFFGHGFMPSTFNKTYISLIPKTDKAKSPVDFRPIGRAIHDNIIVAHEMIHTMKHKEGSSGTMALKLDLSKAFDRIEWPFLLGILRKFGFNEKFCGYIEQCVSTTQIVILLNGSPTKCFTPSRGVKAARKAPSITHLMFDDDIIIFTKADMHNVNGIIIPNTMIDKMDSIQRHLFWGHQNNRGHCPTGWNKLSIPKPLGGLGFRNLEKFNTAMLTKLAWKACNENDSLCMQIIRAKYDNNGSLLHIDKLKDDCSWLWRSFYSGLEVVQQHSMWVVHSGTKINIWLDNWIIGYNSPSVSVMRLSSLNSYSLVCDLFIPNTRTRNNDLVVSLFNHETATTILNMNVPLTGQDYLIWKPNRKGKFSVKSAYNTLCVDYVNNAISNDIIPKEVWKNLWHMRVPHRVQLFLWKCLKDIVPTREKISVYKQDIESIIVVFAIIIWKPVFISF
- the LOC113328410 gene encoding uncharacterized protein LOC113328410; its protein translation is MENCRDWDPRFNPESQRTSLAKVWLKFPGLSLEYWTEENLLTMAKAFGKPIQVDNTTIAMEFGFFASVLVEVDFSKKIPDRVWVGEGGDDIENGFWQDAVIPKLPKKNSHYKIVGHLVSECREKLKEVVKENKDVIAADDTIKEEKEKIEEKQRNLLI